A stretch of Brassica rapa cultivar Chiifu-401-42 chromosome A08, CAAS_Brap_v3.01, whole genome shotgun sequence DNA encodes these proteins:
- the LOC103833477 gene encoding 5'-nucleotidase SurE, which produces MAINGEDRISGERPIIMVTNDDGIDAPGLRSLVRVLVSTNLYDVRVCAPDSEKSAVSHSIIWSRPLTAHRVEIEGAEAYAVSGTPADCTGLGLSEALFPSLPDLVLSGINVGSNCGYNIVYSGTVAGAREAFIYDVPSASISYDWKRGDINVNDFVLSAQACLPIINGMLSAIKNKTHPTNCFLNIDLPTDIANHKGYKLTIQGKSLGKMGWRQVEEEAQGAKMLSTMSMETDSGVVSDNNDTSAHHSNDSRLFKRELRTVVVEEGTDLHFLREGYITVTPIGALSQVDVDCQNYYKEWLPKISSSL; this is translated from the exons ATGGCGATTAACGGCGAAGATCGCATCTCCGGCGAACGCCCGATCATCATGGTCACCAACGACGACGGGATAGACGCGCCTGGTCTCCGTTCTCTCGTTCGCGTCCTCGTCTCCACCAACCTCTACGACGTCCGCGTCTGCGCTCCCGATTC GGAGAAGTCTGCTGTTAGTCACAGTATCATATGGAGTAGACCTCTCACTGCACACCGTGTTGAGATTGAAGGAGCTGAGGCCTATGCTGTTTCTG GAACCCCTGCGGATTGCACTGGTTTGGGCTTATCCGAAGCGCTCTTCCCTTCTCTTCCTGACCTG GTTCTTAGTGGTATAAACGTTGGTAGCAACTGTGGCTACAACAT CGTCTACTCTGGAACTGTTGCTGGTGCTCGTGAAGCCTTCATTTATGATGTGCCTTCTGCCTCCATATCTTATGATTG GAAACGTGGAGACATCAATGTTAATGATTTTGTTCTGTCTGCCCAAGCTTGCTTGCCTATTATCAACGGCATGCTGAGTGCCATCAAGAACAAAACTCACCCAACAAACTGCTTTCTGAATATCGATTTGCCGACTGATATTGCTAACCATAAG GGATACAAGCTAACTATACAAGGTAAAAGCTTGGGTAAAATGGGATGGAGACAAGTGGAGGAGGAAGCACAAGGTGCGAAGATGTTGTCAACAATGTCAATGGAAACAGATTCAGGAGTAGTCTCAGACAACAACGACACTTCTGCTCATCATTCAAACGATAGCCGTTTGTTCAAGAGAGAG CTAAGGACTGTGGTGGTGGAAGAAGGCACTGATCTTCACTTTCTGCGAGAAGGATAT ATTACAGTGACGCCGATAGGAGCTCTCTCTCAGGTTGATGTGGATTGTCAAAACTACTACAAAGAATGGCTTCCCAAGATTTCTTCATCCTTGTGA
- the LOC103833481 gene encoding vacuole membrane protein KMS1 codes for MGSAAVASSSSDAAISALREKHEKEVENLTLTSQPLYTLKLFFEATFLYIKRSILYLLAHGGWFMLITTLLVAFGVLLVTVDGPHGKHVEELLEYVRYSLWWIALGVASSIGLGSGLHTFVLYLGPHIALFTLKATQCGRVDLKSAPYDTIQLKRVPSWLDKSCSEFGPPLMVSAAGSRVPLTSILPQVQLEAILWGIGTALGELPPYFISRAASISGSTVDGMEELDASPSEDSGVMARFLNRIKRWLLTHTQHLNFFTVLVLASVPNPLFDLAGIMCGQFGIPFWEFFLATLVGKAIIKTHIQTIFIICVCNNQLLDWMENELIWILSHVPGLAAALPGLTAKLHAMKEKYIDAPPPVPSHIKVKRWDFSFASIWNGIVWLMLLNFFVKIVTATAQRHLKKKQEREIAALTHLD; via the exons ATGGGATCCGCCGCCGTAGCTAGTTCTTCTTCTGATGCTGCAATCTCAG CTCTGCGTGAGAAGCATGAGAAGGAAGTGGAGAATCTAACACTCACCTCACAACCTCTCTATACATTGAAGTTGTTTTTCGAGGCTACTTTTCTTTACATCAAGCGGTCGATATTGTACCTACTTGCTCATGGAGGCTGGTTCATGCTTATAACCACTTTGTTGGTCGCATTTGGAGTCTTGCTTGTAACTGTTGATGGACCTCATGGAAAG CATGTTGAAGAGCTATTAGAGTATGTTCGGTACAGCTTATGGTGGATAGCACTCGGCGTTGCATCTTCTATTGGTCTTG GATCTGGTCTACACACTTTTGTTCTCTATTTGGGTCCGCACATTGCTTTGTTCACTCTAAAAGCAACGCAATGTGGACGGGTCGATCTCAAGTCTGCACCTTATGATACGATACAGCTGAAACGGGTTCCCTCGTGGCTCGACAAATCTTGTTCAGAGTTTGGTCCTCCATTAATGGTCTCAGCTGCTGGGTCTCGTGTTCCTCTCACAAGCATACTGCCACAAGTTCAACTAGAGGCCATCTTATGGGGTATTGGGACGGCTCTTGGGGAGCTTCCTCCTTATTTCATCTCAAGGGCAG CTAGTATCTCTGGAAGCACGGTGGATGGAATGGAAGAGTTAGATGCTTCACCGTCTGAGGATAGTGGAGTTATGGCTCGGTTCCTGAACCGGATTAAACGTTGGCTACTAACGCATACGCAGCACTTGAATTTCTTCACCGTCTTGGTTCTTGCTTCG GTCCCAAATCCTCTGTTTGACCTCGCTGGAATAATGTGTGGGCAATTTGGAATACCGTTTTGGGAGTTCTTTTTGGCGACTTTAGTCGGAAAAGCCATCATCAAAACTCATATACAG aCAATATTTATCATCTGTGTGTGTAACAACCAATTGCTCGATTGGATGGAGAACGAGCTGATCTGGATACTTAGCCATGTCCCTGGTTTGGCTGCTGCATTGCCTGGACTCACAGCCAAACTCCACGCCATGAAAGAAAAGTATATTGATGCTCCACCTCCTGTTCCATCTCATATCAAG GTGAAAAGATGGGATTTTTCATTTGCATCAATCTGGAATGGGATAGTGTGGCTGATGCTCCTCAACTTCTTCGTCAAGATTGTGACAGCGACTGCACAGAGACACttgaagaagaagc